Genomic segment of Dactylococcopsis salina PCC 8305:
CACTCAACCTACCATTCATCAAAGCCCCCCAGAATTGGGGGGTTGGGGGGCAACTCCCACTGACCGATCGATGTTGGGTTTCACTCAACCTACCATTCATCAAAGCCCCCCAGAATTGGGGGGTTGGGGAGCAACTCATCTATTCTTCGTGCTGGAGACTCCCAATATAATCGGTAACTGAGCGCGGTCGAAGTTCTGATTTATTGGGAGAGGAAAGCACGTCCTCCTGTTTGTGTGTTTACGATTAAGTTAGTGTTTCGTTTCAAAAGTTGAGTCTTTTTGGCTGAAAATTGTCCCAATCTTTTCCAATCAAAATCGGAAACCGATACTTGAGTTTTTGTATCACCCCCTACCCAACCTCTGAACTTAACTCCTTTCCTTTCTGTCTCGACATAATCTCCCTTACGGAAACCGTGTCTGGTTACTGTTCCTCCGTACTTCCGTCTTACCCCACCTTTAGCTGGAAGCATTAAGTGAAGCTGACGGCGACTAACTGGAGGTCTCTTGATGACAGAAAAAGGAGCATTAGTTATCTCAACACTTCCCTCAAACCATCCTTTGTCTCCTTTTAAGTATTTGTACTTTAAGAAATCGTGGGAAGCTAAAGCCACGCCATCAACGGCGTGAGTGGCAGGATTCTGATTTGATTTCTCTCGGTCTTTTTCCAAGCCTAGAGAATCTCGTCGTCTTGCTGTTTCCCACCCGAATTTAGTGGTGACGGGAGCAATGCTCGGCAGCCACTGTTCCGTCATTACCTTTTGTCCTACCATAACAGGAGAGAACCCCTTATCCCCTTTCGCTTTCAAGATTTCGTAGATGATTGAGGAAATGGGAAAAAGTTGGGATAA
This window contains:
- a CDS encoding RRXRR domain-containing protein, whose protein sequence is MYRVPVISKEGRPLMPTKTSRARRWLKEGKAVIYKNDLHSFAIQLTVDSGEEIQPIAVGVDPGKHYSGIGVQSSQATLFTAHLELPFQRVKDRMETRAMMRRGRRGRRINRKLPFDQRAHRQKRFDNRRGHKLPPSIKANRQLEYRVVKELSQLFPISSIIYEILKAKGDKGFSPVMVGQKVMTEQWLPSIAPVTTKFGWETARRRDSLGLEKDREKSNQNPATHAVDGVALASHDFLKYKYLKGDKGWFEGSVEITNAPFSVIKRPPVSRRQLHLMLPAKGGVRRKYGGTVTRHGFRKGDYVETERKGVKFRGWVGGDTKTQVSVSDFDWKRLGQFSAKKTQLLKRNTNLIVNTQTGGRAFLSQ